From one uncultured Paludibacter sp. genomic stretch:
- a CDS encoding conserved exported hypothetical protein (Evidence 4 : Unknown function but conserved in other organisms) yields the protein MKSVRAFFFLIAAMXLFSGCQSKNYTIDLQEFHKAVNNLINLQDSVQKKFYTQIYDSVNPMPYWYNTPKDFKEKLIVLRKFENKAMSEHGINTARFYADSINKLIISIDTLNVDYDKLAKLDILMSKSYFDYCAAMKYGCFDPRKIYPKDYFIKVERPDSAFIQTTFKNTSNTQKIEDYLTDLQPKDKLYKKLQDELKHLYLFKDSVFTRIPMFPSGSKLKKGEKSYAVSLLARRMMITGRLPYNAHYDTIRTLSDTILRALNDYRNHYXLEXMQALDNATIKMLNKDFGTLYWTVAANMERMRWRPTKTISYKHIWVXVATARLRMMRGDSLVGTLDVGVGKAGEHETPLLMGKMYEIVLNPTWTVPNSIIINEISKKGAGAPAYIARNNMKVYRKGKLQNPDTIRWAKLNEKFQPYVIVQDSGATNSLGRIKFNFDNPFSIYLHDTNAKYVFNSHQRDVSHGCVRVKNPLKLAFFCLSDVDSSNQTALKNRKFLEDRIRFNIGXKPVXXSNADLLVQMGEKAKLKNVRVNPGVTVLIDYRTCFVDRXGKIFFTEDYYKMDDVLMRKLSKADY from the coding sequence ATGAAATCAGTTAGAGCGTTCTTTTTTTTAATAGCGGCTATGTNATTATTTTCCGGATGCCAAAGTAAGAATTATACGATTGATTTACAGGAGTTTCATAAAGCCGTAAATAACTTGATAAATTTGCAGGATTCTGTTCAAAAAAAGTTTTATACACAAATTTACGATTCGGTAAATCCAATGCCATATTGGTACAATACGCCAAAAGATTTTAAGGAAAAACTGATTGTTTTGCGTAAGTTCGAGAATAAAGCTATGTCCGAACACGGCATTAACACTGCTCGTTTTTATGCTGATTCCATTAATAAACTGATAATTTCCATTGATACATTGAATGTTGATTATGATAAATTGGCAAAGTTGGATATACTTATGTCGAAATCATATTTTGATTATTGTGCGGCAATGAAATACGGTTGCTTCGATCCGCGTAAGATTTATCCCAAAGATTATTTTATTAAGGTGGAAAGACCTGACAGCGCTTTTATTCAAACTACATTTAAAAATACGTCAAATACGCAAAAAATAGAAGATTATCTTACTGATTTACAACCTAAAGATAAACTGTACAAGAAACTTCAAGATGAGTTGAAACACCTTTATCTTTTCAAAGATTCAGTTTTTACACGTATTCCGATGTTTCCAAGCGGCTCTAAATTAAAAAAAGGAGAGAAAAGTTATGCTGTCTCTCTGTTGGCACGAAGGATGATGATTACAGGGCGTTTGCCTTACAATGCACATTATGATACGATAAGAACCCTTTCNGATACAATCTTGAGAGCTTTAAACGATTATCGCAATCATTATAANCTGGAAANAATGCAAGCGTTGGATAATGCTACCATAAAAATGTTGAACAAAGATTTCGGAACATTATATTGGACTGTTGCGGCAAATATGGAACGTATGCGTTGGAGACCAACAAAAACAATTTCATATAAACATATCTGGGTAAANGTTGCTACAGCNCGTTTGCGTATGATGCGAGGCGATTCGTTGGTGGGAACTCTGGATGTAGGAGTAGGAAAGGCNGGAGAACACGAAACTCCCTTACTTATGGGAAAAATGTATGAGATTGTGCTTAATCCTACTTGGACAGTTCCAAACAGCATTATTATTAATGAAATAAGTAAAAAAGGAGCGGGAGCGCCTGCTTATATTGCCCGTAATAATATGAAGGTATATCGGAAGGGAAAATTACAAAATCCGGATACAATACGCTGGGCTAAGTTAAATGAAAAGTTTCAGCCTTACGTAATAGTTCAAGATTCCGGTGCAACAAATTCGTTGGGACGTATAAAATTCAATTTCGATAATCCTTTCTCCATTTATTTGCACGATACCAATGCCAAATACGTATTTAATTCGCATCAGCGTGATGTGAGTCACGGTTGTGTAAGAGTTAAAAACCCATTAAAGTTGGCTTTTTTCTGCTTAAGCGATGTAGATTCTTCCAACCAAACAGCATTGAAAAACCGAAAATTTTTAGAAGATAGAATTAGATTCAATATCGGGNTGAAACCTGTTTTNCANTCAAATGCTGATTTGTTGGTTCAAATGGGAGAAAAAGCGAAACTAAAAAACGTAAGAGTAAATCCGGGAGTAACAGTGCTTATTGATTATCGAACGTGTTTTGTTGATAGAANCGGNAAAATATTTTTTACNGAAGATTATTATAAAATGGACGATGTATTGATGAGAAAATTAAGTAAAGCGGATTATTGA
- a CDS encoding Pyridoxamine 5'-phosphate oxidase-related FMN-binding protein: MRTSFITDKDEITKIINDCDVCFIGLIEEDGSPYVIPMNFALYEGDILLHSGPHGKHLNLLEKDNRVCVTFCSDRKLMYQHPDVACSYSMQSQSVLCKGRIEFVEELEEKENLVKIFMKHYTQREFKFSIPAIKNVKLWRLRVESVTAKSFGQNFKNQATXEI; the protein is encoded by the coding sequence ATGAGAACAAGTTTTATTACCGATAAAGACGAGATAACTAAAATTATAAACGATTGCGATGTTTGTTTTATAGGATTAATTGAAGAAGACGGTTCCCCTTACGTAATTCCGATGAATTTCGCGCTTTACGAAGGAGATATTTTACTTCATTCCGGTCCNCACGGAAAACACTTAAACTTGCTTGAAAAAGATAATAGAGTATGCGTAACCTTTTGTTCCGACCGTAAACTTATGTATCAACATCCCGATGTGGCTTGCAGTTATAGCATGCAATCTCAAAGCGTACTTTGCAAAGGACGAATTGAATTTGTAGAAGAACTGGAGGAAAAAGAAAATCTGGTAAAAATATTTATGAAACATTACACACAGCGAGAATTTAAATTTTCAATCCCCGCCATTAAAAACGTAAAATTATGGCGTTTACGCGTAGAAAGCGTTACGGCAAAATCATTCGGACAAAATTTTAAAAACCAAGCCACAGANGAAATATAA
- a CDS encoding conserved hypothetical protein (Evidence 4 : Unknown function but conserved in other organisms) produces the protein MFSFFPSFFAKVVKMSGFVFYKIYFLXKYLKFITRENNFMHKTIIFVKNYLVNHSNFKIMNKKVFFSLLMSVFISLSTFAQVDQIVGRWKTIDDKDGSEKSIVYIYKTPDGKYAGKIEKLIKATETICKECEGANKDKPITGMVIINNMIEKNGALGGGTILDPKNGKVYKCFIQYDEKTGNLKVRGALDKYGMLGRTQTWLRVK, from the coding sequence TTGTTCTCATTTTTTCCTTCGTTTTTTGCAAAAGTAGTAAAAATGAGCGGCTTCGTATTTTACAAAATATATTTTTTGNTTAAATATTTAAAATTCATTACACGCGAAAACAATTTTATGCACAAAACCATTATTTTTGTGAAAAATTATTTAGTTAATCATTCTAATTTTAAAATTATGAACAAAAAAGTTTTTTTTAGCTTGCTGATGTCGGTTTTTATTTCATTATCGACNTTTGCACAGGTGGATCAAATTGTCGGACGATGGAAAACCATTGATGACAAAGACGGTAGTGAAAAATCCATTGTTTATATTTATAAAACTCCCGACGGGAAATATGCAGGAAAAATTGAGAAACTTATTAAAGCTACTGAAACCATTTGTAAAGAATGCGAAGGGGCTAATAAAGACAAACCTATAACTGGAATGGTCATAATTAATAATATGATTGAAAAAAATGGAGCGTTAGGCGGTGGTACAATTTTAGATCCTAAAAACGGGAAAGTATATAAATGTTTTATTCAGTACGACGAAAAAACAGGAAATTTAAAAGTTCGCGGAGCGTTGGATAAATATGGAATGCTTGGCAGAACTCAAACTTGGTTAAGAGTTAAGTAA
- a CDS encoding hypothetical protein (Evidence 5 : Unknown function), whose protein sequence is MLINLNDVKYWCFLIENMFYNIKMFYLCIVFFMVLDLRLIEDWVVVMTTFLFLNCFL, encoded by the coding sequence TTGTTAATTAACTTAAATGATGTTAAATATTGGTGTTTCTTGATAGAAAATATGTTTTATAACATAAAAATGTTTTATCTTTGCATCGTGTTTTTCATGGTATTAGATTTAAGGTTAATTGAAGATTGGGTTGTCGTGATGACAACCTTTCTTTTTTTAAATTGTTTTTTATGA
- a CDS encoding conserved membrane hypothetical protein (Evidence 4 : Unknown function but conserved in other organisms) — translation MNSILEKIKSAVISALPKAKKTTIWILKIIIPVSLFVNLLQYFGVIAVIAQFLTPVFSHIGLPGESAIVFITSIFLPLYAPIAIATTLSLGIREITILAVMCLISHNMIVETAIQKKVGSNYFVMFTVRLVSSFIAAFFLNKLLPFHMQGAMAAEKAIHFQSIWQMLSTWAVSTFWLILKIWLIIAGLIILQNILKEFNLLDKISGIFAPFMGVMGLSKESSFLWFVAHLLGLTYGSAVILNSVDTKEISLEDADLLNYHIAVNHSTLEDTLLFVAIGVPAGWMIFPRFVLAIFIVWMVRLVHFLFKKRKEVVYIQNR, via the coding sequence ATGAATTCTATACTTGAAAAAATAAAATCGGCTGTTATTTCAGCTTTGCCCAAAGCGAAAAAAACTACTATATGGATACTTAAAATAATTATCCCGGTTAGTTTGTTTGTAAATTTACTCCAATATTTTGGTGTTATTGCCGTTATTGCTCAGTTCTTAACACCGGTATTTTCACATATAGGGCTTCCGGGCGAATCTGCCATTGTATTTATTACCAGCATTTTTCTTCCTTTATATGCGCCAATTGCCATTGCTACCACACTTTCGCTTGGCATACGCGAAATTACTATTTTGGCTGTTATGTGTTTAATCTCACATAATATGATTGTAGAAACTGCTATTCAAAAGAAAGTTGGTTCTAATTACTTTGTAATGTTTACAGTACGGCTTGTTTCTTCTTTTATTGCGGCTTTTTTCCTAAACAAATTGCTTCCCTTTCATATGCAGGGTGCAATGGCTGCCGAAAAAGCAATACATTTTCAAAGTATATGGCAAATGCTTTCAACGTGGGCAGTAAGTACTTTTTGGCTTATACTTAAAATTTGGCTGATAATTGCCGGATTGATAATTCTTCAAAATATATTGAAAGAATTTAACTTGTTAGATAAAATATCCGGAATATTTGCTCCGTTTATGGGTGTTATGGGATTATCGAAAGAAAGTTCTTTTTTATGGTTTGTAGCACATTTGCTTGGTTTAACTTATGGCTCTGCCGTAATTTTAAATTCGGTAGATACCAAAGAAATTTCACTTGAAGATGCTGACTTGCTCAATTATCATATAGCCGTAAATCATTCCACTTTAGAAGATACGCTGTTATTTGTTGCTATTGGAGTTCCTGCGGGATGGATGATTTTTCCGCGATTTGTATTGGCAATTTTTATTGTTTGGATGGTGCGTTTGGTGCATTTTTTGTTCAAAAAAAGAAAAGAAGTTGTTTATATTCAAAATAGGTAA
- a CDS encoding Regulatory protein TetR, whose amino-acid sequence MNEIYFPMAETFSKTKKKLIEVARELFASKGKKEVTMNDIAESSQKGRRTLYTYFKNKDEVYKAVIENELYNIIESLKEVSRKKIDPYDKLKEHIIVHLETMKKAVTRNGTLRADFFKDIYEVERTRKKIDKAELELIKGILKEGVEIEEFRNMDVEIISIIILYALKGLEIPYIKQNISTEFKNNMDDVLEFIFKGIKLRELDEK is encoded by the coding sequence TTGAACGAAATATATTTTCCTATGGCTGAAACTTTTTCTAAAACAAAGAAAAAACTCATTGAAGTAGCTCGTGAACTTTTTGCCTCAAAAGGCAAAAAGGAAGTTACTATGAATGATATTGCCGAATCATCTCAAAAAGGAAGACGTACACTTTATACTTATTTTAAAAACAAGGACGAGGTTTATAAAGCAGTGATAGAAAATGAGTTGTATAATATCATAGAATCATTGAAGGAAGTTTCAAGAAAAAAAATAGACCCTTACGATAAGTTAAAAGAACATATCATTGTTCATCTGGAAACAATGAAAAAAGCGGTAACGAGAAACGGAACGTTACGTGCCGATTTTTTCAAAGATATTTATGAAGTGGAACGTACCCGAAAAAAAATAGATAAAGCTGAGCTGGAACTTATAAAAGGAATACTAAAAGAAGGAGTAGAAATAGAAGAATTTCGGAATATGGATGTGGAAATTATTTCCATCATTATACTTTATGCACTAAAAGGGTTAGAAATACCTTACATAAAACAAAATATCAGCACGGAATTTAAAAATAATATGGATGATGTGCTTGAATTTATCTTTAAAGGAATAAAACTTCGCGAATTAGACGAAAAGTAG
- the lipA gene encoding Lipoyl synthase, producing the protein MSYVKKPEWLKTNIQSSENFSFVNKIVKENGLHTICTSGRCPNMSECWNKGTATFMILGEICTRACKFCNTITGKPLPLNSSEPQKVAESIRLMKLKHAVITSVDRDDLPDKGAKHWAETIRTVKKVNPETTLEVLIPDFDGNTSLIDLIIAENPNIISHNLETVRRLTPQIRTKAKYDTSLKVLKHITSSGITSKTGIMLGLGETETEVLQLMDDALVAGCSIITIGQYMQPSRKNIAVTEYIHPDKFAEYKEIGLRKGFRIVESAPLVRSSYCAEKHI; encoded by the coding sequence ATGTCTTACGTCAAAAAGCCTGAATGGCTGAAAACCAATATACAAAGCTCGGAAAATTTCTCATTTGTAAACAAAATTGTTAAAGAAAACGGGCTTCATACAATTTGCACCAGTGGGCGCTGTCCTAATATGAGTGAATGTTGGAACAAAGGAACAGCTACATTTATGATTTTGGGTGAAATTTGTACGCGTGCTTGCAAATTTTGCAATACAATTACAGGGAAACCGCTGCCTCTTAATAGTTCCGAACCGCAAAAAGTAGCAGAATCCATTCGATTGATGAAACTCAAACATGCGGTTATTACATCGGTAGATAGAGACGATTTGCCTGATAAGGGAGCAAAACATTGGGCGGAAACTATCAGAACTGTCAAAAAAGTAAACCCCGAAACAACGTTGGAAGTTCTCATCCCTGATTTTGATGGTAATACATCATTAATTGATTTGATTATTGCAGAAAATCCAAATATTATTTCTCATAATTTAGAAACAGTGCGCCGATTAACGCCTCAAATCCGAACAAAAGCAAAATACGACACCAGCTTGAAAGTTTTAAAACACATTACGTCAAGCGGAATTACTTCAAAAACAGGAATTATGCTCGGATTGGGAGAAACGGAAACGGAAGTGTTGCAATTAATGGATGATGCGTTAGTCGCTGGATGTAGTATAATTACCATAGGGCAATATATGCAGCCCTCTCGCAAAAATATTGCTGTAACGGAATATATTCATCCCGATAAATTTGCCGAATATAAAGAAATTGGTTTGAGAAAAGGATTTCGTATTGTTGAGAGTGCTCCGTTGGTGCGTTCTTCGTACTGCGCAGAGAAACATATTTAA
- the queC gene encoding 7-cyano-7-deazaguanine synthase yields MTQKNAIIVVSGGMDSITMLYDYQEKIALAVTFNYGSNHAANEIPFAKYHCEKLGIPHIVIPLDFMQEYFKSSLLSGATEIPEGDYRDETMKSTVVPFRNGIMLSIACGLAESNGLASVMIANHGGDHTIYPDCRPNFIHAMSDAMKYGTYENIEIDAPYTNKDKTWIVKRGTKLGVDYNKTWSCYKGGEKHCGKCGTCIERKEAFLEAGIADPTVYTD; encoded by the coding sequence ATGACTCAAAAAAACGCTATTATTGTAGTTTCAGGCGGAATGGACAGTATTACGATGCTTTATGATTATCAGGAAAAAATAGCATTGGCAGTAACATTCAATTACGGTTCCAATCATGCCGCCAACGAAATTCCTTTTGCCAAATATCATTGTGAAAAATTAGGAATTCCGCATATTGTAATTCCTTTAGATTTTATGCAGGAGTATTTTAAAAGCAGTCTTTTATCGGGCGCCACGGAAATTCCTGAAGGCGATTACCGCGATGAAACGATGAAAAGTACGGTTGTTCCTTTCCGAAACGGAATTATGCTTTCAATAGCTTGCGGACTGGCTGAAAGTAACGGACTGGCATCGGTAATGATTGCCAACCATGGTGGCGATCACACCATTTATCCCGATTGCAGACCAAATTTCATTCATGCGATGAGCGATGCAATGAAATACGGAACATACGAAAATATCGAAATAGATGCTCCTTACACCAATAAAGATAAAACATGGATTGTAAAACGCGGAACAAAGCTGGGCGTAGATTACAATAAAACTTGGAGCTGTTACAAAGGAGGAGAAAAACATTGCGGAAAATGCGGAACCTGCATCGAAAGAAAAGAAGCATTTCTCGAAGCAGGCATTGCGGATCCTACAGTTTACACCGATTAA
- a CDS encoding conserved exported hypothetical protein (Evidence 4 : Unknown function but conserved in other organisms): MKLKYFFFFSFCLLTTYISAQKVNKDTISLKQPLIYRAEIGYSQITRYGTQVSNTPYRVIRLGGNVEFPLKYNFGIETGLNYNYSFGDKTQYLGNKISDGSDDYSDYDALDTINYSYKNHSLNIPLHITYNLPIFWGLKLFGYAGPSFRIGLKEPVKVESAKNLYAQDEEYDAYTNKLNRFDIQLGVGGGIQWKSYRVKSGYDWGLLNVSKESNSSQHNRGWLISFEHEF; the protein is encoded by the coding sequence ATGAAATTAAAATATTTTTTCTTCTTTTCTTTCTGTCTGCTAACAACCTACATATCAGCGCAAAAAGTAAACAAAGATACAATTTCCTTAAAACAACCTCTTATTTACAGAGCTGAAATTGGTTACTCGCAAATTACCCGTTATGGAACGCAGGTAAGTAATACGCCTTATCGTGTAATACGTTTAGGAGGAAATGTGGAATTTCCGCTAAAGTATAATTTTGGGATAGAAACAGGTTTGAATTATAATTATTCATTCGGCGACAAAACCCAATATTTAGGAAACAAAATATCAGACGGTTCTGATGATTATAGTGATTATGATGCATTAGACACGATTAACTATTCTTATAAAAATCATTCGTTAAATATACCTTTACATATAACATATAATTTACCTATCTTTTGGGGATTAAAACTTTTCGGTTACGCCGGACCAAGTTTTAGAATTGGGCTGAAAGAACCTGTAAAAGTAGAATCTGCAAAAAATTTGTATGCACAAGATGAAGAATACGATGCATATACCAATAAGTTAAATCGTTTTGATATTCAGTTAGGCGTTGGAGGCGGTATTCAATGGAAATCATACCGCGTAAAAAGCGGATATGACTGGGGATTACTTAATGTTAGTAAAGAAAGCAACTCATCTCAACATAATAGAGGTTGGCTAATCTCGTTTGAACATGAATTTTAG
- a CDS encoding hypothetical protein (Evidence 5 : Unknown function) has product MKKIFILSFLIIFCFFVGYAQDKKVEFGIQSGYSYNMPKGTDANAVTGSLNGIHVGPIMNFKIDEMFGIQTGLLYNYFNSINKYNVVLNNWSQSNTTAHYFDLPLRLQYTVPLADDFYVHVLAGPNFNYGINKHMNIERVVNKKVVDDLTEKGENIYANKNEYSPLDLQFGIGVAVQYYHFSVRAGYDWGLTDRNTTSSTSFKANDIKLGIAYTF; this is encoded by the coding sequence ATGAAGAAAATTTTTATATTGAGCTTTCTAATAATTTTCTGTTTTTTTGTCGGGTATGCCCAAGATAAAAAAGTGGAATTCGGCATACAAAGCGGATATAGTTACAATATGCCAAAAGGAACAGATGCAAATGCTGTAACCGGAAGTTTAAACGGAATTCATGTGGGACCGATAATGAATTTCAAAATAGATGAAATGTTTGGTATTCAAACCGGTTTACTTTATAATTACTTTAACTCAATAAATAAATATAATGTGGTATTAAATAACTGGTCTCAAAGCAATACCACAGCGCATTACTTTGACCTTCCTTTAAGACTTCAATACACGGTTCCGCTTGCCGATGATTTTTATGTTCACGTTTTAGCAGGACCTAACTTTAATTATGGGATAAACAAACACATGAACATTGAAAGAGTTGTAAACAAGAAAGTAGTCGATGACTTAACCGAAAAAGGAGAAAACATCTATGCAAATAAAAATGAATATTCTCCACTTGATTTACAATTTGGTATTGGCGTTGCCGTTCAATATTATCATTTTTCCGTCCGCGCCGGGTACGATTGGGGATTAACAGATAGAAATACAACCTCGTCTACTTCCTTCAAAGCAAACGATATAAAACTTGGAATTGCATATACCTTCTAA
- a CDS encoding conserved exported hypothetical protein (Evidence 4 : Unknown function but conserved in other organisms) yields MKTMKLSLLALATLLSFSLSNAQTGIGLQAGYDMSTPVYNGTSGKSLNGFHVGPTYDLTIQGPIGLQYGLLYNYLTATETGSYLNGGVTYTSKATAHRLDLPVRLTVSFPLSPGISAFVAGGPNFNYAFSQSVDKFTNYFDSASGVSEGKNIYTAEYESGKKTYAPFDVQLGLGAGLKFNNAGIRVTYDWGVLDRDNRDDSKWTNNDLKVGLFYNF; encoded by the coding sequence ATGAAAACAATGAAGTTATCACTATTAGCATTAGCAACATTATTAAGTTTTAGTTTGTCAAACGCACAAACAGGTATTGGTTTACAAGCAGGTTATGATATGTCCACTCCGGTTTATAACGGTACTTCAGGAAAATCATTAAACGGATTTCACGTAGGTCCCACTTATGACTTAACCATTCAAGGTCCTATAGGATTGCAATACGGATTGCTTTATAATTATCTTACAGCAACCGAGACCGGTTCATATTTAAATGGGGGCGTAACTTATACCTCAAAAGCTACCGCTCATAGATTAGATCTTCCGGTACGTTTAACAGTTTCTTTTCCATTATCTCCCGGCATTAGCGCTTTTGTAGCAGGAGGACCTAATTTTAACTATGCATTTTCTCAAAGCGTAGACAAATTTACTAACTATTTTGATTCTGCTTCCGGAGTTTCCGAAGGTAAAAACATCTATACAGCTGAATATGAATCAGGTAAAAAAACTTATGCGCCTTTTGATGTTCAACTTGGATTGGGTGCGGGATTAAAATTCAATAATGCAGGTATAAGAGTAACATACGATTGGGGTGTGCTTGATAGAGATAATCGAGATGATTCAAAATGGACAAACAATGACTTGAAAGTTGGTTTATTCTATAATTTCTAA
- a CDS encoding conserved exported hypothetical protein (Evidence 4 : Unknown function but conserved in other organisms), with protein MKTIKLSLVALATLFSFTFANAQFGLQAGYSTQNQTTSVDGNEAGSNSISGFYIGPVYEMSVQGPVSLTYGLLYSYLTGDHWSSLLPDPKMVGHQLDLPVRVQFGFPVAEDISLIGFAGPNFSFVVSEKVGDTNLADVKMENGKKKYSPFDVQLGLGAGVKFKMLTLKASYDWGMLDRENSDTQTIKANDLKIGIAYNF; from the coding sequence ATGAAAACAATTAAATTGTCTTTAGTAGCTTTGGCTACATTATTTTCTTTTACTTTTGCAAATGCACAATTCGGACTTCAAGCCGGATACAGCACTCAAAATCAAACAACCTCAGTAGATGGGAATGAAGCAGGCTCAAATAGCATAAGCGGTTTTTATATTGGACCGGTTTATGAAATGAGTGTGCAAGGACCTGTTAGCTTAACGTATGGATTACTTTATAGTTATCTTACAGGAGATCATTGGAGTTCTCTTTTGCCTGATCCTAAAATGGTAGGTCATCAATTGGATTTACCTGTACGAGTACAATTTGGATTTCCTGTAGCAGAGGATATATCATTAATTGGTTTTGCAGGACCTAATTTTTCTTTTGTTGTTTCTGAGAAAGTAGGAGATACAAATCTTGCCGACGTTAAAATGGAGAATGGCAAAAAAAAATACTCTCCATTTGATGTACAATTAGGACTCGGAGCCGGTGTAAAATTTAAAATGTTAACTCTTAAAGCGAGCTACGACTGGGGAATGTTAGACAGAGAAAACAGTGATACTCAAACAATCAAAGCAAATGATTTAAAAATAGGAATAGCTTATAATTTTTAA
- a CDS encoding hypothetical protein (Evidence 5 : Unknown function), which translates to MVALVLLLLENLSEDKHVESLLFPCLDEGSTPSSSTKLTKLNIHPKT; encoded by the coding sequence TTGGTTGCTTTGGTCTTGCTTTTACTCGAAAACTTAAGCGAAGATAAACATGTAGAAAGCTTATTGTTTCCTTGTTTGGACGAGGGTTCGACTCCCTCCAGCTCCACAAAATTAACAAAATTAAACATTCACCCTAAAACTTAA